AGCGAACTGGTCGTTGCGCGCGACGGTGCCGCGCGGAGTGAAGCCAATGTGCTCCAACTGACCGAGCGTGTCCCGCTGCGGTCCTGTGAAGCCCATCGACAGAAGTACGAGATCCGCAGGGATCTCTTCCTCCGTGCCAGGCGCCGGGCCGCGAGTGCCGTCCGGCATGATCTGGGTGCGTGCCAGTCGCAACGAGGTGACGTGTTCGTCTTCGTCGGCGAGAAACTCCACACTTGAGGCGAGGAACTTGCGCTCCCCTCCCTCTTCGTGAGAACTCGACACGTCAAACAGCATGGGGTGCGTTGGCCACGGCTGCGACTTGGGGTCGCGCTGTTCAGACGGCTGCACGCCGATGGCAAGCGTCGTGACCGACTTGGCGCCTTGACGCAGCGCGGTGCCGAGGCAGTCCGAGCCGGTGTCGCCACCGCCGATGATGATCACGTGCTTGTCCTTTGCGGTGATCTGACGCTCGACGGTGTCGCCTGCTGCCACCTTGTTGCTCTGGGTGAGGTACGGCATCGCGAAGTGGATGCCCCTATATCGTCTCCCAGGAATCGGCAGATCGCGCGGGACGGTGGACCCAGTGCAGATGAGCACCGCGTCATAGCGGGCGCGTAGATCGTCCCACTTGATGTCCTTGCCGATCTCCGTCGACGTGCGGAACCTGGTGCCCTCTGCTTCCATCTGCGCGACGCGCCTGTCGATGTGGATCTTCTCCATTTTGAAGTCAGGCACGCCGTAACGCATCAGACCGCCGATGCGGTCGTCCTTCTCAAACACGGCGACCGTGTG
The Demequina sp. TMPB413 DNA segment above includes these coding regions:
- a CDS encoding glutamate synthase subunit beta — translated: MADPRGFLKHRERELPKSRPVPVRLLDWKYVKDELDKDPEALNRQAGRCMDCGIPFCHQGCPLGNLIPEWNDLVWRGQWDDALDRLHATNNFPEFTGRICPAPCETSCVLGINQPAVTIKNIEVSIIDEAFERGTVKPLEATRQTGRTVAVVGSGPAGLAAAQQLTRAGHTVAVFEKDDRIGGLMRYGVPDFKMEKIHIDRRVAQMEAEGTRFRTSTEIGKDIKWDDLRARYDAVLICTGSTVPRDLPIPGRRYRGIHFAMPYLTQSNKVAAGDTVERQITAKDKHVIIIGGGDTGSDCLGTALRQGAKSVTTLAIGVQPSEQRDPKSQPWPTHPMLFDVSSSHEEGGERKFLASSVEFLADEDEHVTSLRLARTQIMPDGTRGPAPGTEEEIPADLVLLSMGFTGPQRDTLGQLEHIGFTPRGTVARNDQFATAVDGVFVAGDAGRGQSLVVWAIAEGRAAAAAIDTYLTGSTELPAPVTARTLALRA